The genomic window TAGCATGGATTGAGTTACTAGTAGATGTAAATTTGATGAAGGATGAATTAATAGAAGAATATATCAGTAAAGGAGGTAACGCCTCCATCGTCTATCCTTCATCAGTGTATGGTTCATCACCTACCCGTGGCAGTATCTGGGATTTTGCAATTCAGCAGTTCATCACTGGGAAACCGCACCAGGGCTATCAGCCATTTCCACCAGATTTTATGACAGCGTGGATTCATGTTGAAGATTTGGCAGACTGCTACATCGCCGCAGCACGAAAAGGCTCCAAAGGAGGACACTACCTTGCAGCGGCTGAAAATTTGAGTATTAGCCAGATGGCAACTTTGTTTGCTGAGGCTGCTCAGGTAAAATTTAAAGCACCAATATTTGAAAATAAAGACAACGTGGTGTTTGATGATTCTTACACCAGAGAAGTACTTCAACTTCAATGGAAATATAAAGCGGCTGATGATGTTAAGGCTTGGGTAGAGCGAATCAAAGAGTTGGGAACTTATTTCTTAGAGGATTAGGACTTACGCACACTCTACAAATTCTTCTCAACTCTTGGAGAGGCTGCACCAACGCGCAGCCTCTCGTTGGTACAGCCTCTCGTAAAGATGGCGCTTCGATAAATTAAGCTTTTTAGCAATTTTTGCGTAAGTCCTGAGAATGTTTGAAGTCGAGTCCTAACAGTATTGACAATTTTTGCCTAACGACCATTTCATAAACAATACTTGTATTAATGCATCGGCTGACAATGCGATTGTTACGGCTGACAATGCGATTGTTCTGGCTGAAAATGCGATTATTTTGACTGACAATGCGATTGTTTTGACTGACAATGCGATTGTTTTGGCTGACAATGCGATTGTTTCGGCTGACAATGCGATTGTTCTGGCTGACAATGCGATTGTTTCGACCTGCAAAAATTAACTTACCATCTGTTTACAGCTATAGCGCTTCTCGTTTGTATGCAATACACTCTGACCTCACTTCCATTCCTCTCTCCTTTTAGGAGAGAGGCTTTGAGGCTTACCCCCCAACGCTACAAGGGTTGGGGCTGTTCTTGTTAGGTCTGTATTTCATGCAATAGAGAACCGCTATATTTACAAGCTGACTTTTGTTGGGGAAGTCTGCGCTTAAATTCC from Nostoc sp. UHCC 0926 includes these protein-coding regions:
- a CDS encoding NAD-dependent epimerase/dehydratase family protein, which produces MLAKKEFPNEIDSSVKNILLMGVTGYIGGTLCCKLSQTQDFAVLALVRPSSNIEVIKPFCKEIIYSQEEQFSQEDVEEVIRKHDVKTIINLAWHMPAESTKEAQFEKDRIALEAALHAANAVSPDIHVIATSGNFSLVTTEGGRITEIPLHTGSRKLEYLAWIELLVDVNLMKDELIEEYISKGGNASIVYPSSVYGSSPTRGSIWDFAIQQFITGKPHQGYQPFPPDFMTAWIHVEDLADCYIAAARKGSKGGHYLAAAENLSISQMATLFAEAAQVKFKAPIFENKDNVVFDDSYTREVLQLQWKYKAADDVKAWVERIKELGTYFLED